A genomic stretch from Megachile rotundata isolate GNS110a chromosome 1, iyMegRotu1, whole genome shotgun sequence includes:
- the Lac gene encoding septate junction protein lachesin translates to MKTMYIILVFVFLQTVYGQRTPTISYITQEQIKDIGGTVEFRCSVQYAQDFPVIWIKINKDMANDQLPLSHGSSLIITDTRFALKHDEATSSYILQVKDIQETDAGFYQCKVLISLNNYVTANVELQVRRPPIISDNSTRSLVVSEGQPVQLECYAGGFPAPRISWRRENNAILPTGGSIYRGNTLKIPAIRKEDRGTYYCVAENGVGRGARRNINVEVEFAPVISAPRPRLGQALQYDMDLECHVEAYPPPAITWFKDSNVLSNNQHYSISHFATADQYTDTTIRVITIEKKQYGEYVCKAANKLGTAETRVELFETTVPVCPPACGQALYYGAGVERVSSGLLVVLVLFITVVMRNFYAKY, encoded by the exons ATGAAGACTATGTATATAATTTTGGTGTTCGTCTTTTTACAAACAG TTTATGGTCAACGTACACCAACAATATCTTACATTACTCAAGAACAAATTAAAGATATTGGAGGGACTGTAGAGTTTCGTTGCTCTGTTCAATATGCACAAGATTTCCCAGTTATAtggataaaaattaataaagataTGGCAAATGATCAGTTGCCTCTTTCACATGGTAGTTCTTTAATCATAACAGATACTAGATTTGCTCTTAAACACGATGAGGCTACATCTAGTTATATACTACAG GTAAAAGACATACAAGAAACTGATGCTGGATTTTATCAATGCAAAGTGCTAATATCTTTGAACAACTATGTAACTGCAAACGTTGAACTGCAAGTTCGTAGACCACCTATTATAAGTGATAATTCAACTCGATCTCTTGTTGTCAGCGAGGGACAACCTGTGCAACTAGAATGTTATGCAGGTGGATTTCCTGCACCCAGAATTTCATGGCGTAGAGAAAATAATGCTATTTTACCAACTGGTGGATCAATTTATCG TGGCAATACATTGAAGATCCCTGCAATTCGTAAAGAAGACCGTGGAACATATTACTGTGTTGCTGAAAATGGAGTAGGTCGTGGAGCTAGACGTAACATTAATGTTGAAGTTGAATTTGCACCTGTGATCAGTGCACCCAGACCACGACTTGGTCAAGCACTGCAGTATGATATGGATTTAGAATGTCATGTTGAAGCTTATCCTCCTCCAGCTATTACATGGTTTAAGGATAGTAATGTATTATCAAATAACCAGCACTACAGTATATCACATTTTGCAACTGCAGATCAGTATACTGATACAACAATCAGAGTAATAACAATTGAAAAGAAACAATATGGAGAATACGTTTGCAAAGCTGCTAATAAGTTAGGAACTGCAGAAACAAGAGTAGAATTATTTG AAACAACTGTCCCTGTGTGTCCACCAGCTTGTGGCCAAGCTCTTTATTATGGGGCTGGAGTAGAACGAGTTTCTTCAGGACTTTTGGTAGTCTTAGTTTTATTTATTACGGTTGTTATGAG aaatttctacGCCAAATATTAA
- the LOC100884013 gene encoding D-altritol 5-dehydrogenase isoform X1 gives MESLSFDVTKKTLALTRAELPVPAANEVRIRVAYSGICGTDLHILDGSFPCKRSGLLTLGHEFSGTVDAVGSSVKSLKVGQKVVVDPNSGCDTCDYCHGGNYHFCDAGGINNTVGIYRDGGWSTHAVVPENQVHVLPDGIQMHQAALTEPLSCLAHGWDKINPVHVGLNVLVIGAGIIGLLWSCLLHLHGLRKTVTVSEPQEKRRNMVTKLDLDYEVKSPKEVKEGFDLVVDCSGSGPAMEAAVPLLRRGGRLCVFGVASPNAKLTIEPFQVYMKELNIIGVNINPFTFPKGLALLKAMGDRYLNYEKLGIKVYLLSQYREALEALKRGDISKAVFKLE, from the exons ATGGAATCTTTAAGCTTCGACGTGACGAAGAAAACGCTCGCGTTAACAAGAGCGGAACTTCCTGTGCCAGCAGCGAACGAAGTTCGAATTAGAGTTGCCTACTCCGGGATCTGCGGGACTGATCTTCATATACTAGAC GGATCGTTCCCGTGCAAGCGGTCAGGTCTTCTCACCCTTGGCCACGAGTTTTCCGGAACAGTCGACGCGGTTGGATCCTCCGTGAAAAGTCTGAAAGTTGGTCAAAAAGTGGTAGTCGACCCCAACAGTGGATGCGATACTTGTGATTACTGTCACGGTGGAAATTATCATTTTTGTGACGCCGGTGGTATAAACAATACCGTGGGAATCTACAGAGATGGCGGATGGTCCACGCACGCTGTGGTTCCAGAGAACCAG GTTCATGTGTTGCCCGATGGGATTCAAATGCATCAAGCAGCTCTCACCGAACCACTCTCGTGTTTGGCCCACGGATGGGACAAAATTAACCCCGTCCACGTTGGTCTTAATGTGCTCGTAATTGGCGCAGGAATAATCGGCCTTTTGTGGTCATGTCTATTGCATTTGCACGGTCTCCGGAAAACAGTCACGGTCAGCGAGCCCCAAGAGAAGCGACGAAATATGGTGACGAAACTTG ATCTCGACTATGAGGTGAAGAGCCCGAAGGAAGTAAAAGAAGGATTCGACCTGGTTGTGGATTGTAGTGGTTCAGGGCCGGCTATGGAAGCGGCTGTTCCTTTGTTAAGACGCGGTGGTCGTCTCTGTGTATTTGGAGTCGCTAGTCCCAATGCAAAATTGACCATCGAACCATTCCAG GTTTACATGAAGGAGTTAAACATTATAGGCGTAAATATAAATCCATTCACATTCCCCAAGGGATTGGCTTTATTAAAAGCTATGGGCGATAGATACCTTAATTATGAGAAACTGGGTATTAAAGTTTACCTTTTGTCTCAATACCGTGAAGCATTAGAGGCGTTGAAGCGAGGAGATATCAGTAAAGCTGTTTTTAAATTAGAGTGA
- the LOC100884013 gene encoding D-altritol 5-dehydrogenase isoform X2: protein MFHNTRWRHRSATHAGSFPCKRSGLLTLGHEFSGTVDAVGSSVKSLKVGQKVVVDPNSGCDTCDYCHGGNYHFCDAGGINNTVGIYRDGGWSTHAVVPENQVHVLPDGIQMHQAALTEPLSCLAHGWDKINPVHVGLNVLVIGAGIIGLLWSCLLHLHGLRKTVTVSEPQEKRRNMVTKLDLDYEVKSPKEVKEGFDLVVDCSGSGPAMEAAVPLLRRGGRLCVFGVASPNAKLTIEPFQVYMKELNIIGVNINPFTFPKGLALLKAMGDRYLNYEKLGIKVYLLSQYREALEALKRGDISKAVFKLE from the exons GGATCGTTCCCGTGCAAGCGGTCAGGTCTTCTCACCCTTGGCCACGAGTTTTCCGGAACAGTCGACGCGGTTGGATCCTCCGTGAAAAGTCTGAAAGTTGGTCAAAAAGTGGTAGTCGACCCCAACAGTGGATGCGATACTTGTGATTACTGTCACGGTGGAAATTATCATTTTTGTGACGCCGGTGGTATAAACAATACCGTGGGAATCTACAGAGATGGCGGATGGTCCACGCACGCTGTGGTTCCAGAGAACCAG GTTCATGTGTTGCCCGATGGGATTCAAATGCATCAAGCAGCTCTCACCGAACCACTCTCGTGTTTGGCCCACGGATGGGACAAAATTAACCCCGTCCACGTTGGTCTTAATGTGCTCGTAATTGGCGCAGGAATAATCGGCCTTTTGTGGTCATGTCTATTGCATTTGCACGGTCTCCGGAAAACAGTCACGGTCAGCGAGCCCCAAGAGAAGCGACGAAATATGGTGACGAAACTTG ATCTCGACTATGAGGTGAAGAGCCCGAAGGAAGTAAAAGAAGGATTCGACCTGGTTGTGGATTGTAGTGGTTCAGGGCCGGCTATGGAAGCGGCTGTTCCTTTGTTAAGACGCGGTGGTCGTCTCTGTGTATTTGGAGTCGCTAGTCCCAATGCAAAATTGACCATCGAACCATTCCAG GTTTACATGAAGGAGTTAAACATTATAGGCGTAAATATAAATCCATTCACATTCCCCAAGGGATTGGCTTTATTAAAAGCTATGGGCGATAGATACCTTAATTATGAGAAACTGGGTATTAAAGTTTACCTTTTGTCTCAATACCGTGAAGCATTAGAGGCGTTGAAGCGAGGAGATATCAGTAAAGCTGTTTTTAAATTAGAGTGA
- the LOC100884013 gene encoding D-altritol 5-dehydrogenase isoform X3, translating to MESLSFDVTKKTLALTRAELPVPAANEVRIRVAYSGICGTDLHILDVHVLPDGIQMHQAALTEPLSCLAHGWDKINPVHVGLNVLVIGAGIIGLLWSCLLHLHGLRKTVTVSEPQEKRRNMVTKLDLDYEVKSPKEVKEGFDLVVDCSGSGPAMEAAVPLLRRGGRLCVFGVASPNAKLTIEPFQVYMKELNIIGVNINPFTFPKGLALLKAMGDRYLNYEKLGIKVYLLSQYREALEALKRGDISKAVFKLE from the exons ATGGAATCTTTAAGCTTCGACGTGACGAAGAAAACGCTCGCGTTAACAAGAGCGGAACTTCCTGTGCCAGCAGCGAACGAAGTTCGAATTAGAGTTGCCTACTCCGGGATCTGCGGGACTGATCTTCATATACTAGAC GTTCATGTGTTGCCCGATGGGATTCAAATGCATCAAGCAGCTCTCACCGAACCACTCTCGTGTTTGGCCCACGGATGGGACAAAATTAACCCCGTCCACGTTGGTCTTAATGTGCTCGTAATTGGCGCAGGAATAATCGGCCTTTTGTGGTCATGTCTATTGCATTTGCACGGTCTCCGGAAAACAGTCACGGTCAGCGAGCCCCAAGAGAAGCGACGAAATATGGTGACGAAACTTG ATCTCGACTATGAGGTGAAGAGCCCGAAGGAAGTAAAAGAAGGATTCGACCTGGTTGTGGATTGTAGTGGTTCAGGGCCGGCTATGGAAGCGGCTGTTCCTTTGTTAAGACGCGGTGGTCGTCTCTGTGTATTTGGAGTCGCTAGTCCCAATGCAAAATTGACCATCGAACCATTCCAG GTTTACATGAAGGAGTTAAACATTATAGGCGTAAATATAAATCCATTCACATTCCCCAAGGGATTGGCTTTATTAAAAGCTATGGGCGATAGATACCTTAATTATGAGAAACTGGGTATTAAAGTTTACCTTTTGTCTCAATACCGTGAAGCATTAGAGGCGTTGAAGCGAGGAGATATCAGTAAAGCTGTTTTTAAATTAGAGTGA